One Solanum lycopersicum chromosome 2, SLM_r2.1 genomic region harbors:
- the LOC101256738 gene encoding protein LIGHT-DEPENDENT SHORT HYPOCOTYLS 10: protein MNPSTIVMTKELSAGSSRSGGEQLQNNNPAPLSRYESQKRRDWNTFGQYLKNQRPPVPLSQCNCNHVLEFLRYLDQFGKTKVHLHGCVFFGQPDPPAPCTCPLRQAWGSLDALIGRLRAAYEENGGSPENNPFGNGAIRLYLREVKECQAKARGIPYKKKKKRKLNNNSIKPIGAGVGASADQHKNLMQAS, encoded by the coding sequence atgaatcctTCTACCATAGTCATGACAAAAGAGCTCTCCGCTGGATCATCACGATCCGGCGGTGAACagttacaaaataataatccCGCACCGTTGAGTCGGTACGAGTCACAAAAAAGGCGAGACTGGAACACTTTTGGTCAGTACTTGAAAAATCAAAGACCACCTGTTCCGTTATCACAGTGTAATTGCAATCATGTTCTAGAATTCCTTCGATACCTTGACCAGTTCGGTAAGACTAAGGTTCACTTACACGGATGCGTGTTTTTCGGACAACCTGATCCACCAGCACCTTGTACTTGCCCGTTAAGGCAAGCCTGGGGTAGCCTTGATGCTTTAATAGGGAGGCTTAGAGCTGCGTACGAAGAGAACGGAGGGTCCCCGGAGAATAATCCGTTTGGAAATGGCGCGATTCGCCTTTATTTAAGAGAGGTAAAAGAGTGTCAAGCTAAGGCAAGAGGGATTCcttacaagaagaaaaagaaaaggaagcttaataataattcaattaagCCCATTGGCGCTGGTGTTGGTGCTAGTGCTGATCAACACAAAAATTTGATGCAAGCAAGCTAA
- the LOC101253447 gene encoding epidermis-specific secreted glycoprotein EP1-like has protein sequence MSSYSSLLVITFCSLFIVTLANVPPSKTFKYTNEGSFGEYSVEYFADYRVLDIVNFPFTLCFFNSTPNTFILGLRMGHRRSESIMRWVWEANRGNPVRENATLTFGIDGNLVLTDVDGTVAWHTNTANKGVTGLKLLPNGNLVLHDKNDLFVWQSFDHPTDTLLVGQSLRATGPYKLVSRMSSKEPVDGPYSFVLEGRHWAMYYTSVNSQKPLPYFKSDDFGNGKGSLANFDFYCEPEYGENYAFELGFRINMTNSSSSGTSIFTRPKYNSTYTMFRVDMDGNLRMYTYEPNVDWGAWEVTYRLLDRDNDGNSECKLPMRCGSLGVCEDSQCVACPSPRGLIGWSKGCAPPKLPVCKGGSNVDYYKVEGVEHFTSDYNEGVGPIKISECKNRCNKDCKCVGFFYKQESSKCLVVPELGALVKVNNSSHVGYIKISK, from the coding sequence ATGTCTTCATATTCTTCTTTGCTTGTAATAACATTTTGTTCGTTATTCATAGTAACATTAGCTAATGTTCCTCCTTCCAAAACCTTCAAGTACACAAATGAAGGCTCATTCGGCGAATACTCCGTTGAATACTTTGCAGATTATCGTGTATTGGACATTGTCAACTTCCCTTTCACCCTTTGTTTCTTTAATTCTACTCCAAACACCTTCATACTGGGGCTACGAATGGGTCATCGTAGATCTGAGTCCATAATGCGATGGGTCTGGGAGGCTAATCGTGGCAACCCTGTCCGCGAAAACGCCACTCTAACGTTTGGTATTGATGGGAATTTGGTACTAACTGATGTCGATGGCACGGTAGCTTGGCATACAAACACTGCCAACAAAGGTGTAACTGGGCTAAAACTTTTGCCCAATGGGAACTTGGTTTTACATgacaaaaatgatttatttgtttGGCAAAGTTTTGATCACCCAACGGATACACTATTGGTGGGCCAAAGTTTAAGGGCTACAGGCCCATATAAGCTTGTTAGTAGAATGTCCAGTAAAGAACCTGTTGATGGGCCTTATAGTTTTGTCCTAGAAGGGAGACATTGGGCCATGTATTATACAAGTGTAAATTCACAAAAGCCTTTACCGTATTTCAAATCAGATGATTTTGGTAATGGGAAAGGCTCTTTAGCCAATTTTGATTTCTATTGTGAGCCAGAGTATGGTGAAAATTATGCTTTTGAGCTAGGATTTAGGATCAACATGACCAATTCTTCTAGCTCTGGTACATCTATATTTACTAGGCCTAAATACAATAGTACATACACTATGTTTAGAGTTGATATGGATGGTAATTTAAGAATGTACACTTATGAACCAAATGTTGATtggggagcatgggaagtaacATATCGACTTCTCGATAGGGATAACGATGGAAATAGTGAATGCAAGCTACCGATGAGGTGTGGATCATTAGGCGTTTGCGAGGACAGCCAATGTGTGGCGTGTCCGAGCCCTCGAGGCTTGATTGGGTGGAGTAAAGGATGTGCACCACCAAAGTTGCCAGTATGTAAAGGAGGATCAAATGTGGACTATTATAAGGTGGAAGGAGTTGAACATTTTACTAGTGATTATAATGAAGGAGTTGGACctataaaaataagtgaatgCAAAAACAGGTGCAACAAAGATTGCAAATGTGTGGGCTTTTTCTACAAACAAGAGTCATCAAAGTGCTTGGTTGTACCTGAGCTTGGAGCTTTGGTTAAAGTGAACAATTCCTCCCATGTTGGCTACATCAAGATCTCAAAGTAG